In one Parvibaculum sp. genomic region, the following are encoded:
- a CDS encoding DNA polymerase Y family protein gives MDEKRRVAAVWLPHWPVERLYRADRRTRGKVQAPKAPLALAAPGQGGVRVTACNRTAAAAGVAPGQLVPDAMTLCPGLELRAADFAADRAALKRLALWCGRYTPWTAVDPAGIGEEPDGLMLDISGCDHLFGGEAALVADLQKRLHGFGLTVRVAVASTPGAAWALARYGTAPAFILLPGDEAAALEKLPVAALRLDDATVDGLMRLGLKRAGDLYGKPRAPITARFGRHVAQRLDEALGFAREPISPLRPPAPFRARGIFAEGLTRTEDIEEAVRLLAGELCRLLAHERRGARRLELTLFRADGEVTRLFAGTAAPSHDALHLARLFREKLAQAGDDFDAGFGIEAAMLAALATDTLAPAQDRFDAEGADAEALAQIIDRLGARLGHERIVRLEPRASHIPERAVVSVSAVRGATPAMRGWRAQVEEQMAAALAGSLARPIRLLARPEPVEAVAEVPEGPPRIFRWRRVTHRVTRAEGPERIAPEWWRRGERRTRDYYRVEDAEGRRFWLYRDGLYLRDTEGPRWYLHGVFE, from the coding sequence ATGGACGAAAAAAGGCGGGTTGCCGCGGTTTGGCTGCCGCACTGGCCGGTGGAGCGGCTTTACCGGGCGGATCGCCGGACACGCGGCAAGGTTCAGGCACCCAAGGCACCGCTGGCGCTGGCCGCGCCGGGGCAGGGCGGCGTCCGCGTGACCGCGTGCAACAGGACGGCGGCGGCGGCCGGCGTTGCGCCGGGGCAGCTCGTGCCCGACGCGATGACGCTTTGCCCGGGGCTCGAATTGCGGGCCGCCGATTTTGCGGCCGACCGGGCGGCGCTGAAGCGGCTTGCGCTCTGGTGCGGGCGCTACACGCCGTGGACGGCGGTTGATCCTGCAGGGATCGGCGAAGAGCCCGACGGGCTCATGCTCGACATCAGCGGTTGCGATCATCTGTTCGGCGGCGAGGCGGCGCTCGTTGCCGATTTGCAGAAGCGGCTTCATGGCTTCGGATTGACGGTGCGGGTGGCCGTCGCCTCGACACCGGGCGCGGCCTGGGCGCTGGCGCGCTATGGCACGGCGCCGGCTTTCATCCTGCTGCCGGGGGACGAGGCGGCGGCGCTCGAAAAATTGCCGGTGGCGGCGCTGCGCCTCGACGATGCGACAGTCGACGGACTGATGCGGCTCGGCCTCAAACGCGCCGGCGATCTCTATGGCAAACCGCGCGCGCCCATTACCGCGCGGTTCGGGCGGCATGTGGCGCAGCGTCTCGACGAAGCGCTCGGTTTTGCGCGCGAGCCGATTTCGCCGCTGCGTCCGCCCGCGCCTTTCCGTGCGCGCGGGATATTTGCCGAGGGGTTGACGCGAACCGAAGACATCGAAGAGGCGGTGCGGCTTCTCGCCGGCGAACTCTGCCGGTTGCTCGCGCATGAACGGCGCGGGGCGCGGCGGCTCGAACTGACGCTGTTTCGTGCCGATGGCGAGGTGACGCGACTTTTCGCCGGTACGGCCGCTCCCTCGCATGATGCCCTGCATCTGGCGCGGCTTTTTCGTGAAAAACTTGCGCAGGCCGGCGACGATTTCGACGCGGGTTTCGGTATCGAAGCGGCAATGCTGGCGGCGCTTGCGACAGATACGCTGGCGCCGGCGCAGGACCGTTTCGATGCAGAGGGCGCTGATGCGGAAGCCCTGGCGCAGATCATCGACCGGCTCGGCGCCCGGCTCGGCCATGAACGCATCGTTCGGCTCGAACCGCGCGCCAGCCATATTCCCGAACGGGCTGTCGTTTCCGTGTCTGCGGTGCGTGGCGCGACACCGGCAATGCGCGGCTGGCGGGCGCAAGTCGAAGAACAGATGGCGGCGGCGCTGGCGGGAAGTCTTGCCCGGCCGATCAGGCTGTTGGCGCGGCCGGAGCCTGTGGAAGCGGTTGCCGAAGTGCCGGAAGGGCCGCCGCGCATTTTCCGCTGGCGGCGCGTCACGCATCGGGTGACGCGGGCCGAGGGGCCGGAGCGGATCGCGCCCGAATGGTGGCGACGGGGCGAAAGGCGCACGCGCGATTACTACCGCGTGGAGGATGCCGAGGGGCGGCGCTTCTGGCTTTACCGCGACGGGCTTTACCTGCGCGATACGGAAGGGCCGCGCTGGTATCTGCACGGGGTGTTCGAATGA
- a CDS encoding damage-inducible mutagenesis protein: protein MPPLSQQDARAALVADLRTRIAGPSAEFAEAGGRFVSLGVEVIDAALPGGGLKAGALHEVGAEDYRDMGATTGFLAALAACFAENGSGPVLWCQSAQPPFDIGALYGPGLAAFGLDPTRLVLALPGSATDCLWAMEEALRSGVFAAVIGEVDGRAAALDLTATRRLQLAAEEKGTPVLLFTGHGGGAASAAVTRWRIAALPGRIVPGTEKFGGLTGASCWRAALARVRGGAPGAWNVAWHGGDKGFVLADAIVPAFKETPPVPAEARVVAFRQSA, encoded by the coding sequence ATGCCGCCGCTTTCACAACAGGATGCCAGAGCCGCGCTTGTCGCCGATCTCAGGACCCGTATTGCGGGGCCTTCCGCCGAATTTGCGGAGGCGGGCGGGCGTTTCGTATCGCTGGGCGTCGAAGTGATCGACGCAGCGCTGCCGGGCGGCGGTCTGAAAGCCGGAGCCTTGCATGAGGTGGGTGCCGAGGATTACCGCGACATGGGCGCGACGACGGGTTTCCTGGCGGCGCTTGCCGCATGCTTTGCCGAAAACGGGTCCGGTCCCGTGCTCTGGTGCCAATCGGCGCAACCGCCCTTCGACATCGGCGCGCTTTACGGGCCGGGGCTTGCCGCGTTCGGGCTCGATCCGACGCGGCTTGTGCTTGCGCTGCCGGGTAGCGCTACCGATTGCCTGTGGGCGATGGAGGAGGCGTTGCGGTCCGGCGTCTTTGCCGCCGTTATCGGCGAGGTGGACGGGCGCGCCGCCGCGCTCGATCTGACGGCGACGCGGCGGTTGCAACTGGCGGCGGAAGAAAAGGGAACGCCGGTACTTCTGTTTACGGGGCATGGCGGCGGCGCGGCCAGTGCGGCCGTCACACGCTGGCGCATCGCAGCTCTTCCCGGCCGCATTGTTCCCGGTACGGAGAAATTTGGCGGATTGACCGGCGCATCCTGCTGGCGCGCGGCGCTGGCGCGGGTTCGCGGCGGGGCGCCGGGCGCATGGAACGTGGCGTGGCATGGGGGCGACAAAGGTTTCGTGCTCGCCGACGCGATTGTGCCCGCGTTCAAAGAAACGCCGCCCGTGCCGGCGGAGGCGCGCGTGGTGGCGTTCAGGCAAAGCGCCTGA
- a CDS encoding class I SAM-dependent methyltransferase, with protein MGFYENRIVPHIINCACGTKPIRYQRKKVVPMAEGTVLEIGIGTGLNLPYYDPAKVTKVIGLDPSEASWKLAGERAKDLSFPVEFIGLPGEQIPLDDASIDTVLCTFSLCTIPDPVKALEGMKRVLKPGGKLVFCEHGAAPDEGVAKWQDRINPVWKVLFGGCNLNRKMPALIEKGGFRIADLQTMYLPSTPRVAGFNYWGVAQA; from the coding sequence ATGGGCTTTTATGAAAACCGGATCGTGCCGCATATCATCAACTGCGCCTGCGGGACGAAGCCTATCCGCTATCAGCGCAAGAAGGTGGTGCCGATGGCCGAGGGAACGGTGCTCGAAATCGGCATCGGCACGGGCCTCAACCTGCCTTATTACGATCCCGCGAAAGTGACGAAGGTCATCGGGCTCGATCCTTCCGAGGCGTCGTGGAAACTTGCCGGCGAACGGGCGAAGGATCTTTCCTTTCCGGTCGAATTCATCGGCTTGCCGGGCGAGCAGATACCGCTCGACGACGCAAGCATCGACACGGTGCTCTGCACCTTCAGTCTTTGCACCATTCCCGATCCGGTGAAGGCGCTCGAGGGCATGAAGCGCGTGCTGAAGCCGGGCGGCAAGCTCGTTTTCTGCGAGCATGGCGCGGCGCCGGACGAGGGCGTGGCGAAGTGGCAGGACCGCATCAATCCGGTGTGGAAGGTGCTGTTCGGCGGTTGCAACCTCAACCGCAAGATGCCGGCCCTGATCGAGAAGGGCGGTTTCCGCATCGCCGACCTGCAGACGATGTATCTGCCGTCGACGCCGCGTGTTGCGGGCTTCAATTACTGGGGCGTGGCGCAGGCCTGA